The Shewanella japonica genome has a window encoding:
- the dapA gene encoding 4-hydroxy-tetrahydrodipicolinate synthase: MINGSIVALITPMNSDGTVDYASLERLVEFHIDQGTDAIVAVGTTGESATLPMKEHAQVVAQTVKFAAGRIPVIGGNGANATAEAIELTQSIADSGIVGMLGVTPYYNKPTPKGLIAHYKAVAACTDIPQILYNVPGRTSVDMLPETVAELVSVPNIIGVKEATGDLTRVAKLRELCGNDFKLYSGDDATARDFLLLGGDGVISVANNIVPKSFKAMCEAALAGDLALSESINQPMKGLYEHLFCEANPIPVKWAAHQMGLISHGHIRLPLTELSEQFHGLLLEAMKQAQIEVNQ, from the coding sequence ATGATAAACGGAAGCATCGTTGCCTTAATCACACCAATGAATAGTGATGGCACAGTAGATTACGCGAGTCTTGAAAGGCTGGTAGAGTTTCATATTGACCAAGGCACAGATGCGATTGTCGCCGTTGGGACAACAGGTGAGTCTGCGACTTTACCGATGAAAGAACATGCACAAGTTGTAGCGCAAACGGTTAAGTTTGCTGCAGGACGCATTCCTGTTATTGGCGGAAATGGCGCCAATGCCACTGCCGAAGCTATTGAGCTGACTCAATCTATAGCCGATTCAGGCATCGTAGGCATGTTAGGCGTGACCCCATATTACAATAAGCCAACGCCAAAAGGGCTTATTGCACATTATAAAGCCGTTGCAGCTTGCACAGATATTCCTCAGATTTTATATAATGTACCTGGCAGAACTTCTGTTGATATGTTACCTGAAACCGTCGCTGAATTAGTCTCAGTACCTAATATTATCGGTGTTAAAGAAGCCACTGGCGATTTAACCCGTGTCGCTAAATTGCGTGAATTATGTGGTAATGATTTTAAGCTTTACAGTGGCGATGATGCTACGGCTAGAGATTTCTTATTACTTGGTGGTGATGGGGTCATTTCCGTTGCCAACAATATCGTTCCAAAATCCTTTAAGGCTATGTGCGAAGCTGCTCTGGCTGGCGATTTAGCGTTATCAGAAAGTATAAACCAGCCAATGAAAGGTTTATATGAACACTTGTTCTGTGAAGCAAACCCAATTCCTGTGAAATGGGCCGCTCATCAAATGGGTTTAATTAGCCATGGACATATTCGTTTACCTTTAACTGAACTTTCTGAGCAGTTTCATGGTCTGTTGTTAGAAGCGATGAAGCAAGCCCAGATAGAGGTAAACCAATAA
- the bamC gene encoding outer membrane protein assembly factor BamC, translated as MLKQVTPILVIAALSACSTPTDRRIANGNDDFVNAKAAPLLIIPEGLKTPTYGKEYDIPEPGSEVNKELVGKRLDIRPPLLVLPMSEGTRVEEGSDNIKVIVESIATTKDLKQEVFENLKGFLNKYEVPIEKEDYEEGVIETGWIENREVIDSSWFGEDKVYLLRQRYRYDVDVSPHGRSGSMSIDLIEHEESYDGEDQEVFLSGEDKRRYTIDMLNNSIAYMSITRDKQIKADRIEQSLGITLDLVAETEDKGAYWIAEADYSKTWDRLRIVLPELGFDIVDMNNAEGLFYIVLEESGGFWSSLWGDEKLPLERGNYRVELEPTEDKQQTKIFAKNAVGDPLSNEVITEVYRVLSDAMEADRKVR; from the coding sequence ATGTTGAAGCAAGTCACCCCAATTCTCGTTATAGCAGCACTATCTGCATGTAGCACTCCGACAGATCGACGTATTGCAAATGGCAATGATGACTTTGTTAATGCCAAAGCTGCGCCGTTATTAATCATACCTGAAGGGCTTAAAACACCAACTTATGGTAAAGAGTATGATATTCCTGAGCCAGGTAGTGAAGTTAATAAAGAACTGGTTGGTAAGCGTTTAGATATTCGTCCTCCATTACTTGTATTGCCGATGTCTGAAGGCACACGTGTGGAAGAGGGCAGCGATAATATTAAAGTTATCGTTGAATCTATCGCAACAACTAAAGACTTAAAACAAGAAGTGTTTGAAAACTTAAAAGGCTTCTTAAATAAGTACGAAGTGCCAATTGAAAAAGAAGATTACGAAGAAGGCGTTATAGAAACAGGCTGGATTGAAAACCGTGAGGTGATTGATTCAAGTTGGTTTGGTGAAGATAAAGTTTACTTATTACGCCAACGCTACCGTTACGATGTAGATGTTAGTCCTCATGGCCGTTCAGGTAGTATGAGCATTGATCTTATCGAACATGAAGAATCTTACGACGGTGAAGACCAAGAAGTATTCTTAAGTGGTGAAGATAAACGTCGCTACACAATAGATATGCTGAATAACTCTATTGCTTACATGAGTATTACTCGTGATAAGCAAATTAAAGCTGACCGTATCGAGCAGAGTCTAGGTATTACTTTAGATTTAGTGGCAGAAACTGAAGATAAAGGTGCTTATTGGATTGCTGAAGCGGATTACAGTAAAACTTGGGACCGTCTACGAATAGTTTTACCAGAGCTTGGTTTTGATATAGTCGATATGAATAATGCTGAAGGCTTATTTTATATCGTGCTTGAAGAAAGCGGAGGATTCTGGAGCTCATTATGGGGTGATGAAAAGTTACCTTTAGAGCGCGGTAATTACCGTGTTGAGCTAGAGCCTACAGAAGATAAACAGCAAACGAAGATTTTTGCTAAAAATGCCGTAGGTGATCCATTATCAAATGAAGTCATCACTGAAGTATACCGAGTACTTAGCGATGCCATGGAAGCTGACCGTAAGGTGAGATAA
- a CDS encoding glycine cleavage system protein R: protein MTNYLVVTAMGADRPGLVSRLSRLASECECDIVDSRMALFGNEFTLIMMISGSWAAITKIETLLPGLSVELELLMVMKRTSKHTPKNFISRIEVSVNGQDQRGTMKRITEFLADRSLDLAAVRSHADDDNLTQTILFTINVPEKVDLVKLENSIHELAAELSLDCSINHMQASEK, encoded by the coding sequence ATGACCAACTATCTGGTCGTTACTGCTATGGGTGCTGATCGCCCAGGTTTAGTCAGTCGTCTATCACGTTTAGCCAGTGAATGTGAATGTGACATCGTTGATAGCCGCATGGCTTTATTCGGAAACGAATTCACCTTAATCATGATGATTTCTGGCTCGTGGGCTGCCATCACTAAGATAGAAACTCTATTACCTGGTTTAAGTGTTGAGCTTGAATTATTGATGGTAATGAAGCGTACCTCTAAGCACACCCCTAAGAATTTCATTTCACGAATTGAAGTTAGTGTAAATGGGCAAGATCAGCGCGGTACCATGAAGCGTATTACCGAGTTTCTTGCCGACCGCTCACTGGATTTAGCCGCAGTTCGTTCTCACGCTGATGACGATAATCTCACTCAGACAATTTTATTCACCATCAATGTGCCTGAAAAAGTTGATCTGGTTAAGCTTGAAAACAGTATCCATGAACTCGCAGCAGAACTTTCGTTAGATTGTTCAATCAATCACATGCAAGCAAGTGAAAAATAA
- the bcp gene encoding thioredoxin-dependent thiol peroxidase: MNTLTVGDSAPQFSLQNQFDETVSLSDALKNGPVLVYFYPKASTPGCTVQAQGLRDSKAELANHNVTVFGLSPDPVAKLLKFNDKQELNFSLLSDEDHAVADAFGVWGEKKFMGKIYDGIHRLSFLIGQDGKVAHVFDKFKTKNHHEVVLSVLAEQ; encoded by the coding sequence ATGAATACCCTAACCGTTGGTGATTCAGCACCGCAATTTAGCTTACAAAATCAGTTTGATGAAACCGTATCGTTAAGTGATGCATTAAAAAATGGGCCAGTATTAGTTTATTTTTACCCAAAAGCATCAACACCAGGTTGCACAGTACAGGCACAAGGCTTACGTGACAGTAAAGCTGAGTTAGCTAATCACAATGTTACGGTTTTCGGTTTAAGTCCAGATCCCGTGGCCAAACTGCTTAAATTTAATGATAAGCAAGAATTAAACTTCTCATTACTTAGCGATGAAGACCACGCTGTTGCCGATGCATTTGGCGTATGGGGTGAAAAGAAATTTATGGGTAAAATTTACGACGGTATCCATCGTTTAAGCTTTTTGATTGGCCAAGATGGCAAAGTTGCCCATGTATTCGATAAGTTCAAAACTAAAAATCACCATGAAGTGGTCCTTTCGGTATTAGCTGAGCAATAA
- a CDS encoding cation:proton antiporter yields MVEHITGMLALIGVLSLLCQWLGWKFRLPAILPLLLCGLLLGPGLDILNPDAIFGDLLFPIISLGVAVILFEGALTLNFKEIKDHGRMVTNLVTFGAFITWACIAPAAHWLLGFEWPMAMLFGALVVVTGPTVIVPMLRTVRPKSNLASILRWEGIVIDPIGAILAVLVYEYIAVAAAADPTTHVLSALGMTLLLGFGMGAIAGYLIGIALRTNVFPHYLKNTAVLTLMLGMFVGSNLLQEESGLLTVTVMGIWLANMRGVDIADILEFKETLTVLLISALFILLAARLNSTAMLDLGWGGVGVLLVVLFIARPLSIWISGIGTSLSRADKWFLSWVAPRGIVAAAISSLFAIKLEAIGVNGASSIVPLVFLIIIGTVVIQSLTASPWAKFLGVKADSSQGLLLFGASKFSRELAKVLTDKNVKVVLADNNWDNIRQARMANIPVYFGNPASEHAENFMDLSGIGRVLILSPYRQLNPLVSFHFQDLFGVKKVYGLNNAEGGSARHQLSESYLKRLCLFGESVSYARIASYMSKGAVIKVTNITENFTLTHFRERYGETAMPLIYLTKEQKVKIVTGEDTDLPVGIELISLLPQEAQEQAIIQRNLAEAEEQANKAAQKTLDSQEQTAVLNNEEAPTEQTLTAVDSEGDAEADTTVNNAINEKDETKQ; encoded by the coding sequence ATGGTAGAACACATCACAGGCATGCTTGCGTTAATTGGCGTCTTGTCTCTATTGTGTCAATGGTTAGGTTGGAAGTTTCGTTTACCCGCTATTTTACCGCTACTTCTTTGTGGGTTATTACTTGGCCCAGGTCTAGATATATTAAATCCAGATGCCATTTTTGGTGATTTACTTTTCCCTATCATTTCGTTAGGTGTGGCGGTCATTTTATTTGAAGGCGCACTGACGCTCAATTTTAAAGAAATAAAAGATCACGGCAGAATGGTGACCAATTTAGTGACTTTTGGCGCTTTTATTACATGGGCTTGTATTGCACCAGCAGCACATTGGTTATTAGGTTTTGAGTGGCCTATGGCTATGTTGTTTGGCGCATTAGTTGTTGTTACGGGCCCAACAGTGATTGTTCCCATGCTGCGCACCGTGCGTCCTAAATCAAACCTTGCCAGCATATTACGCTGGGAAGGTATCGTTATTGATCCTATAGGGGCTATTCTCGCTGTTCTGGTTTATGAGTATATTGCAGTCGCCGCTGCAGCAGATCCTACGACGCATGTTTTGTCAGCTTTAGGAATGACACTTTTACTTGGTTTTGGCATGGGCGCCATTGCAGGCTACCTCATCGGTATTGCGCTAAGAACCAATGTATTTCCCCATTATCTAAAAAATACCGCAGTATTAACCCTCATGCTGGGTATGTTTGTTGGATCGAACTTGCTTCAAGAAGAATCGGGGTTATTGACGGTGACGGTCATGGGGATATGGCTTGCCAATATGCGTGGCGTCGACATTGCCGATATTTTAGAGTTTAAAGAAACGCTTACTGTACTGTTGATTTCGGCACTGTTTATTTTACTCGCCGCGCGATTAAATTCGACAGCGATGTTGGATCTAGGATGGGGAGGCGTCGGTGTATTACTGGTTGTTTTATTTATTGCCCGCCCGCTGAGTATTTGGATTTCAGGAATTGGGACAAGTTTATCTCGGGCTGATAAATGGTTTTTAAGTTGGGTAGCTCCAAGAGGTATTGTGGCTGCAGCCATATCATCACTCTTTGCCATTAAATTGGAAGCCATTGGCGTTAACGGAGCAAGTTCAATCGTACCGTTAGTGTTCTTGATCATTATAGGCACTGTGGTTATTCAAAGTCTTACTGCGAGCCCTTGGGCTAAGTTTTTGGGGGTTAAGGCTGACTCATCTCAGGGATTGCTATTATTTGGCGCGTCTAAGTTCTCTCGAGAACTAGCAAAAGTTCTGACTGATAAAAATGTTAAAGTGGTATTGGCTGATAATAACTGGGACAACATTCGCCAAGCAAGAATGGCAAATATTCCGGTGTACTTTGGTAACCCTGCATCAGAACATGCTGAAAACTTCATGGATTTAAGTGGTATCGGCAGAGTACTAATTTTATCGCCTTATCGACAATTAAACCCATTAGTAAGCTTTCATTTTCAGGATTTATTTGGCGTTAAAAAAGTATACGGCCTAAATAACGCCGAAGGTGGTAGCGCAAGACACCAATTGTCAGAATCATATTTAAAACGATTATGTTTATTTGGTGAGTCTGTATCATATGCCCGCATTGCGAGCTATATGTCAAAAGGCGCAGTAATTAAAGTGACCAACATTACCGAAAACTTCACCTTGACTCATTTTAGGGAGCGTTACGGTGAAACCGCAATGCCACTGATATATTTAACCAAAGAGCAAAAAGTTAAAATTGTCACAGGTGAAGACACTGACTTACCCGTTGGAATTGAGTTAATTAGCCTGTTACCACAAGAAGCGCAAGAGCAAGCGATTATTCAACGTAATTTAGCTGAAGCAGAAGAACAAGCCAATAAAGCTGCTCAAAAGACCCTTGACTCACAAGAGCAAACAGCAGTGCTAAACAATGAAGAAGCACCAACTGAGCAAACGTTAACTGCAGTTGATTCAGAAGGTGATGCAGAAGCTGACACTACAGTGAATAATGCAATTAATGAAAAGGACGAAACAAAGCAATAG